From Afipia carboxidovorans OM5, one genomic window encodes:
- the rpsL gene encoding 30S ribosomal protein S12 gives MPTINQLIAKPRVLQKSRKKVPALQQSPQKRGVCTRVYTTTPKKPNSALRKVAKVRLTNGFEVIGYIPGEGHNLQEHSVVMIRGGRVKDLPGVRYHILRGVLDTQGVKNRKQRRSKYGAKRPK, from the coding sequence ATGCCGACGATCAACCAGCTGATCGCAAAACCGCGTGTCCTGCAGAAGTCGCGCAAGAAGGTGCCGGCGCTGCAGCAGTCTCCGCAGAAGCGTGGTGTCTGCACGCGCGTCTACACGACGACGCCGAAGAAGCCGAACTCGGCGCTTCGTAAGGTCGCCAAGGTGCGCCTGACCAACGGCTTCGAGGTCATCGGCTACATCCCGGGTGAAGGCCACAACCTTCAGGAGCACTCGGTGGTCATGATCCGCGGCGGCCGCGTCAAGGACTTGCCCGGCGTTCGCTACCACATCCTCCGCGGCGTCCTCGATACGCAGGGCGTCAAGAACCGCAAGCAGCGCCGTTCGAAGTACGGCGCGAAGCGTCCGAAGTAA
- the rpsG gene encoding 30S ribosomal protein S7, which translates to MSRRHSAEKREVNPDPKFGNIVISKFMNSIMYDGKKSVAENIVYGALDTIEAKTKQSPLSVFEQALENVMPTIEVRSRRVGGATYQVPVEVRSTRRQALGIRWIIAAARGRNEKTMTERLSAELLDASNNRGNAVKKREDVHKMAEANRAFSHYRW; encoded by the coding sequence ATGTCTCGTCGCCACTCCGCCGAAAAGCGCGAAGTCAACCCGGATCCGAAGTTCGGGAATATCGTTATCTCGAAGTTCATGAACTCGATCATGTACGACGGCAAAAAGTCGGTCGCCGAAAATATCGTTTACGGTGCGCTCGACACGATCGAAGCCAAGACCAAGCAGAGCCCGCTCTCGGTGTTCGAGCAGGCGCTGGAAAACGTGATGCCGACCATCGAGGTGCGCTCGCGGCGCGTCGGCGGCGCCACCTATCAGGTGCCGGTCGAAGTGCGCTCCACCCGCCGTCAGGCGCTTGGCATCCGCTGGATCATCGCCGCCGCGCGTGGCCGTAACGAAAAGACCATGACCGAACGCCTGTCGGCCGAGTTGCTCGATGCGTCGAACAACCGCGGCAACGCCGTCAAGAAGCGCGAAGACGTGCACAAGATGGCGGAAGCCAACCGTGCCTTCTCGCATTACCGCTGGTAA
- a CDS encoding glycosyltransferase family 2 protein, which translates to MTGHSRVAALVAAYNAERTIREAIDPLLAAKPGCQVYVVDDCSRIPVSEYLQNTDGRITVIRLEKNAGPAAARNAALIKILAAGFDYVAIADADDISKPDRIAKQVAFMDANPKVGACGTWTRHFYDDIADSTFINRRSGDPRAVRRLMFFNMGVSHASAMIRCEALRRAGLYSQDYPAAEDYDLFRRIGQRYELANVEECLLNYRISPGGQSMTRRRQQLYDRLRIQLRYFEAGAWQAWVGIARTLVTLLMPSGLFQTIRSGLRARGGGS; encoded by the coding sequence ATGACCGGCCATTCTCGGGTCGCCGCTCTTGTGGCTGCCTACAACGCGGAACGAACGATCCGGGAGGCGATCGATCCTCTGCTTGCGGCGAAGCCGGGTTGTCAGGTTTATGTAGTTGACGATTGCAGTCGTATTCCGGTCAGCGAATATCTTCAAAACACGGATGGCCGCATCACAGTGATCCGGCTTGAGAAGAATGCCGGACCGGCTGCGGCGCGCAATGCTGCGCTGATCAAAATTCTCGCCGCCGGTTTCGATTATGTCGCAATTGCCGACGCGGACGATATTTCAAAGCCGGATCGCATCGCAAAGCAGGTGGCCTTCATGGACGCGAACCCCAAAGTGGGGGCTTGCGGAACATGGACGCGCCATTTCTACGACGACATAGCTGACTCGACCTTTATCAATCGCCGTTCCGGCGATCCGCGTGCGGTCCGCAGACTCATGTTCTTTAACATGGGCGTTTCGCATGCGAGCGCCATGATCCGGTGCGAGGCCTTGCGACGCGCAGGTCTCTATTCACAGGATTATCCGGCTGCTGAAGACTACGATTTGTTTCGTCGGATCGGTCAGCGCTATGAGCTTGCGAATGTCGAAGAGTGCCTGCTGAACTACCGCATCTCGCCGGGCGGACAGTCGATGACGCGCCGACGGCAGCAATTGTATGATCGACTACGGATTCAGCTGCGATATTTCGAAGCTGGAGCCTGGCAGGCGTGGGTAGGGATAGCGCGGACGCTCGTCACGTTGCTGATGCCGAGCGGTTTGTTTCAGACCATCAGATCGGGATTGCGCGCAAGAGGCGGTGGCAGCTAA
- the tuf gene encoding elongation factor Tu, with protein MAKEKFERKKPHCNIGTIGHVDHGKTSLTAAITKVLAEAGGATFTAYDQIDKAPEEKARGITISTSHVEYETPNRHYAHVDCPGHADYVKNMITGAAQMDGAILVVSAADGPMPQTREHILLARQVGVPAIVVFLNKCDMVDDPELLELVELEVRELLSKYNFPGDKIPIIKGSALAALENSDEKLGRDAVLELMKNVDEYIPQPERPVDQPFLMPVEDVFSISGRGTVVTGRVERGIVKVGEEIEIVGIRPTQKTTVTGVEMFRKLLDQGQAGDNIGALLRGTKREDVERGQVLCKPGSVKPHTKFKAEAYILTKEEGGRHTPFFTNYRPQFYFRTTDVTGVVHLPEGTEMVMPGDNIAMEVHLIVPIAMEEKLRFAIREGGRTVGAGVVASIIE; from the coding sequence ATGGCTAAAGAGAAATTCGAACGTAAGAAACCCCACTGCAACATCGGCACCATCGGTCACGTCGACCATGGCAAGACGTCGCTGACTGCGGCGATTACGAAGGTTCTGGCCGAGGCTGGTGGCGCTACGTTCACGGCTTACGATCAGATCGACAAGGCGCCGGAAGAGAAGGCCCGCGGCATCACGATCTCGACCTCGCACGTCGAGTACGAGACGCCGAACCGCCACTACGCGCACGTCGACTGCCCCGGCCACGCCGACTACGTGAAGAACATGATCACCGGTGCTGCCCAGATGGACGGCGCGATCCTCGTCGTGTCGGCCGCTGACGGCCCGATGCCGCAGACCCGCGAGCACATCCTGCTCGCCCGCCAGGTCGGCGTTCCGGCGATCGTCGTGTTCCTCAACAAGTGCGACATGGTCGACGATCCGGAGCTCCTCGAGCTCGTCGAGCTCGAAGTTCGCGAGCTGCTCTCGAAGTACAACTTCCCGGGCGACAAGATTCCGATCATCAAGGGTTCGGCGCTTGCCGCTCTTGAGAACTCCGACGAGAAGCTCGGCCGCGATGCGGTTCTCGAGCTCATGAAGAACGTCGACGAGTACATCCCGCAGCCGGAGCGCCCGGTTGACCAGCCGTTCCTGATGCCGGTCGAAGACGTGTTCTCGATCTCGGGCCGCGGCACCGTCGTCACCGGCCGTGTCGAGCGTGGCATCGTCAAGGTTGGCGAGGAAATCGAAATCGTCGGCATCCGTCCGACGCAGAAGACCACCGTCACCGGCGTTGAAATGTTCCGCAAGCTGCTCGATCAGGGTCAGGCTGGCGACAACATCGGCGCGCTGCTGCGCGGCACCAAGCGTGAGGACGTCGAGCGCGGTCAGGTTCTGTGCAAGCCGGGTTCGGTCAAGCCGCACACGAAGTTCAAGGCCGAGGCCTACATCCTCACCAAGGAAGAGGGCGGCCGTCATACCCCGTTCTTCACCAACTACCGTCCGCAGTTCTACTTCCGCACGACCGACGTGACGGGTGTGGTTCATCTGCCGGAAGGCACTGAGATGGTGATGCCGGGCGACAACATTGCGATGGAAGTGCACCTGATCGTGCCGATCGCGATGGAAGAGAAGCTTCGCTTCGCGATCCGCGAAGGCGGCCGCACCGTCGGTGCAGGCGTCGTAGCAAGCATCATCGAGTAA
- a CDS encoding 50S ribosomal protein L23 encodes MSTQDPRHYDIIVAPVITEKATTASEHNKVVFKVAAKATKPQIKEAVEKLFDVKVKGVNTLVRKGKTKTFRGQFGSQSDTKRAVVTLEEGHRIDVTTGL; translated from the coding sequence ATGAGCACTCAGGACCCGCGCCATTACGACATCATCGTCGCCCCGGTGATTACCGAAAAGGCGACGACGGCTTCCGAGCACAACAAGGTTGTGTTCAAGGTCGCCGCGAAGGCGACCAAGCCGCAGATCAAGGAAGCGGTCGAGAAGCTGTTCGACGTCAAGGTGAAGGGCGTCAACACGCTGGTCCGCAAGGGCAAGACCAAGACCTTCCGCGGCCAGTTCGGCTCTCAGTCGGACACCAAGCGCGCTGTCGTGACCCTCGAAGAGGGTCACCGCATCGACGTGACCACCGGACTGTAA
- the fusA gene encoding elongation factor G: protein MARQHPIQDYRNFGIMAHIDAGKTTTTERILYYTGKNHKIGETHEGAATMDWMAQEQERGITITSAATTAFWNGKRLNIIDTPGHVDFTIEVERSLRVLDGAVCVLDSNQGVEPQTETVWRQGDKYHVPRIVFCNKMDKTGADFFKCLSDIVDRLGAKPVAIQLPIGAENNFKGMIDLVRMKALVWNNESAGAMYDVEEIPADLADKAKEYREKLVEAAVELDDDAMAAYLDGKEPEEATLKTLIRKAVISGAFYPVLCGTAFKNKGVQPLLDAVVDYLPSPLDVPAIKGVDANGNEVLRHADDKEPMSLLAFKIMDDPFVGTITFCRIYSGILQSGTGVINSTREKRERIGRMLLMHANNREDIKEAYAGDIVALAGLKEARTGDTLCDPENPVILEKMEFPDPVIEIAIEPKSKADQEKLGVALAKLAAEDPSFRVTTDHESGQTILKGMGELHLDIKVDILRRTYKVDANIGAPQVAFREKITKPAEVDYTHKKQTGGTGQFARVKFQVEPAEPGAGFQFESKIVGGAVPKEYIPGVEKGLNSVLTSGVVAGFPVVDVKVTLIDGAFHDVDSSALAFEIASRAAFRDALQKGKSVLLEPIMKVEVVTPEDYTGSVIGDLNSRRGQIQGQDMRGNANVINAMVPLMNMFGYVNNLRSMSQGRATFTMQFDHYAEAPANVSAEVQKKFA, encoded by the coding sequence ATGGCCCGCCAGCATCCCATCCAGGACTACCGTAACTTCGGTATCATGGCGCACATCGACGCCGGCAAGACCACGACGACCGAGCGTATCCTCTACTACACCGGCAAGAACCATAAGATCGGCGAGACCCACGAGGGCGCCGCGACCATGGACTGGATGGCGCAGGAGCAGGAGCGCGGCATCACCATTACGTCGGCTGCGACCACTGCGTTCTGGAACGGCAAGCGCCTGAACATCATCGACACCCCCGGCCACGTCGACTTCACCATTGAAGTCGAGCGTTCGCTGCGCGTGCTCGACGGTGCCGTGTGCGTTCTCGACAGCAACCAGGGTGTTGAGCCGCAGACCGAGACGGTCTGGCGCCAGGGCGACAAGTATCACGTGCCGCGCATCGTATTCTGCAACAAGATGGACAAGACCGGCGCCGACTTCTTCAAGTGCCTGTCGGACATCGTCGATCGTCTCGGTGCGAAGCCGGTTGCGATCCAGCTCCCGATCGGTGCCGAGAACAACTTCAAGGGCATGATCGATCTCGTCCGCATGAAGGCGCTCGTTTGGAATAACGAGTCGGCCGGTGCGATGTACGACGTCGAAGAGATTCCCGCCGATCTCGCCGATAAGGCGAAAGAATATCGCGAGAAGCTGGTTGAGGCCGCCGTCGAGCTCGACGACGACGCCATGGCTGCCTACCTCGACGGCAAGGAGCCGGAAGAGGCGACCCTCAAGACGCTGATCCGCAAGGCTGTGATCTCCGGTGCGTTCTATCCGGTGCTGTGCGGCACTGCGTTCAAGAACAAGGGTGTGCAGCCGCTGCTCGACGCGGTGGTTGATTATCTGCCGTCGCCGCTCGACGTGCCCGCGATCAAGGGCGTCGATGCGAACGGCAACGAGGTTCTGCGCCATGCGGACGACAAGGAGCCGATGTCGCTCCTCGCGTTCAAGATCATGGACGATCCCTTCGTCGGCACCATCACCTTCTGCCGCATCTACTCGGGCATCCTGCAGAGCGGCACAGGCGTCATCAACTCGACCCGCGAGAAGCGCGAGCGTATCGGCCGTATGTTGCTGATGCATGCGAACAACCGCGAAGACATCAAGGAAGCCTATGCCGGCGACATCGTCGCGCTGGCTGGCCTCAAGGAAGCGCGCACCGGTGATACGCTGTGCGATCCCGAGAACCCGGTGATCCTTGAAAAGATGGAATTCCCCGATCCGGTCATCGAGATCGCGATCGAGCCGAAGTCGAAGGCCGACCAGGAGAAGCTCGGCGTCGCACTCGCGAAGCTCGCTGCGGAGGATCCGTCCTTCCGCGTGACGACCGATCACGAGTCCGGCCAGACCATCCTGAAGGGCATGGGCGAACTCCATCTCGACATCAAGGTCGACATTCTGCGCCGTACCTACAAGGTCGACGCCAACATCGGCGCACCGCAGGTGGCGTTCCGCGAGAAGATCACCAAGCCCGCGGAAGTCGATTACACCCACAAGAAGCAGACCGGCGGTACGGGCCAGTTCGCGCGCGTCAAGTTCCAGGTCGAGCCGGCTGAGCCGGGCGCGGGCTTCCAGTTCGAGTCCAAGATCGTCGGCGGCGCGGTGCCGAAGGAATACATTCCCGGCGTCGAAAAGGGCCTCAACAGCGTGCTGACCTCCGGCGTCGTCGCGGGCTTCCCCGTGGTGGACGTCAAGGTGACGCTGATCGACGGCGCCTTCCACGACGTCGACTCCTCGGCGCTGGCGTTCGAAATCGCATCGCGCGCGGCTTTCCGCGACGCGCTGCAGAAGGGCAAGTCGGTTCTGCTTGAGCCGATCATGAAGGTCGAGGTGGTGACGCCGGAAGACTACACCGGTTCGGTGATCGGCGACCTCAACTCCCGCCGTGGCCAGATCCAGGGCCAGGACATGCGCGGCAACGCCAACGTCATCAACGCGATGGTGCCGCTCATGAACATGTTTGGTTACGTGAACAACCTGCGCTCGATGAGCCAGGGCCGCGCGACCTTCACAATGCAATTCGACCACTATGCTGAAGCGCCGGCCAACGTGTCGGCTGAAGTCCAGAAGAAGTTTGCCTGA
- a CDS encoding O-antigen ligase family protein, with protein MSLTTATPPSFTIDIERPIIRVWQRRMLWLIGISSSIVFIEPSPYEVMVLLAIIFFVATGLKFAPPLLVPTVLLIVLNAGYAISAIKLMDQQAIIFWILTSCYMALTAIFFAVVMLEDTKERLDALSRGYVIGAVIASLAGIAGYFQVIPGVTDLLTFASRARGTFKDPNVLGAFLVYPAIYCICQIIESPFWKAARNTFALCIICMAIFLAFSRGAWAIFVAASIITTTLMYLTATTRKRRVKIVMLVLTAVALAALAIFIMLSFSSTADLFSERASLSQPYDSGRYGRFGRHILGAVMTLDYPFGIGPLQFHKFFPEDTHNSFLNAFMSGGWLSGVVYPALFFTTLIYAIRGLFVRTPWRSIYIAVFATFLVTLGESFIIDTDHWRHYFLLVGLVWGTVIAGHRFKTAARLHS; from the coding sequence ATGAGCCTAACCACCGCAACCCCTCCCAGCTTCACCATAGACATCGAGCGTCCTATCATCCGCGTATGGCAGCGGCGCATGCTTTGGCTGATCGGCATCAGCAGTTCGATCGTCTTCATCGAGCCGAGCCCCTATGAGGTCATGGTCCTTTTGGCGATAATCTTCTTCGTCGCCACCGGTTTGAAATTTGCGCCGCCACTTCTCGTGCCAACCGTATTGCTGATCGTTCTGAATGCCGGTTATGCGATCAGTGCTATCAAGCTGATGGACCAGCAGGCCATCATCTTCTGGATTCTCACGTCCTGTTACATGGCACTCACGGCAATCTTCTTTGCCGTCGTGATGCTCGAGGATACAAAAGAGCGCCTCGACGCATTAAGCCGCGGTTATGTCATCGGTGCCGTCATCGCGTCTCTTGCAGGCATTGCCGGTTATTTCCAAGTCATTCCCGGCGTCACCGACCTTCTCACCTTCGCCTCTCGTGCACGCGGCACATTCAAGGACCCGAACGTGCTCGGCGCATTTCTGGTGTATCCGGCCATCTATTGTATATGCCAGATCATCGAGTCGCCGTTCTGGAAGGCGGCCCGCAATACGTTTGCTCTTTGCATCATCTGTATGGCGATCTTTCTTGCATTCTCGCGCGGCGCCTGGGCAATTTTTGTTGCGGCCAGCATTATTACGACGACACTGATGTATCTTACGGCAACGACCCGCAAGCGGCGCGTGAAGATCGTCATGCTGGTTCTCACCGCCGTGGCACTGGCTGCCCTGGCGATTTTCATCATGCTGTCATTCAGCTCGACAGCTGATTTGTTCAGTGAACGTGCAAGCCTCAGTCAACCTTACGACAGCGGCCGATATGGCCGGTTCGGACGCCACATTCTCGGTGCGGTCATGACGCTCGACTACCCATTCGGGATCGGGCCGCTGCAGTTTCACAAGTTCTTTCCCGAGGACACGCACAACTCGTTCCTGAACGCCTTCATGTCGGGCGGCTGGCTCAGCGGCGTCGTTTACCCGGCGCTTTTTTTCACCACTCTGATTTATGCCATTCGCGGATTGTTCGTGCGCACACCGTGGCGATCAATCTATATCGCGGTATTTGCGACTTTCCTTGTCACCCTAGGCGAAAGCTTCATCATCGATACAGACCACTGGCGTCATTATTTCCTGCTGGTCGGCCTGGTCTGGGGCACCGTGATCGCTGGACACAGGTTTAAAACCGCTGCACGGCTTCACAGCTGA
- the rplC gene encoding 50S ribosomal protein L3 — protein sequence MRSGVIAQKVGMMRVFTEAGEHIPVTVLKLGNCQVVGHRTKDKNGYTALQLGAGARKSVYMPKAERGQFAVAKVEPKRKVAEFRVSEDAIIPVGAEIQADHFVVGQFVDVTGTSIGKGYAGGMKRWNFGGLRATHGVSVSHRSIGSTGGRQDPGKTFKNKKMPGHMGVDRITTLNLRVVQTDVERGLLLVEGAVPGSKGGWITVRDAVKKPLPKEAAKPGKFKLADGGDKAAAAPEATAGEGA from the coding sequence ATGCGCTCCGGAGTGATCGCACAGAAGGTCGGGATGATGCGGGTCTTTACAGAGGCCGGCGAACATATTCCTGTGACCGTGCTGAAGCTGGGCAACTGTCAGGTTGTCGGCCACCGCACCAAGGACAAGAACGGCTACACCGCGCTGCAGCTCGGCGCGGGGGCCCGCAAGTCCGTTTACATGCCGAAGGCCGAGCGCGGGCAGTTCGCCGTCGCCAAGGTTGAGCCGAAGCGCAAGGTGGCCGAGTTCCGCGTGTCCGAGGATGCGATCATCCCGGTCGGCGCCGAGATCCAGGCCGACCACTTCGTCGTCGGCCAGTTCGTCGACGTCACCGGCACTTCGATCGGTAAGGGTTACGCGGGCGGCATGAAGCGCTGGAATTTCGGCGGTCTTCGCGCAACGCACGGCGTCTCGGTCTCGCACCGTTCGATCGGTTCGACCGGCGGCCGTCAGGATCCGGGCAAGACGTTCAAGAACAAGAAGATGCCTGGTCACATGGGCGTTGATCGCATCACCACGCTGAACCTTCGCGTCGTCCAGACCGACGTCGAGCGCGGACTGCTGCTCGTCGAGGGCGCCGTTCCGGGCTCGAAGGGTGGCTGGATCACAGTGCGCGATGCCGTGAAGAAGCCGCTTCCGAAGGAAGCTGCGAAGCCGGGCAAGTTCAAGCTCGCCGACGGTGGCGATAAGGCTGCTGCTGCGCCGGAAGCGACGGCCGGGGAGGGCGCGTGA
- the rplB gene encoding 50S ribosomal protein L2: protein MALKTFNPTTPGQRQLVMVDRSALYKGKPLKKLTEGKHSNGGRGNTGRITVRFRGGGHKQTYRLIDFKRTKVDVPATVERLEYDPNRTAFIALIKYADGELSYILAPQRLAVGDTVVAGSYVDVKPGNAMPMGNMPVGTIVHNVEMKIGKGGQMARSAGTYAQIVGRDHDYVILRLNSGEQRMVHGRCMATIGAVSNHDHMNTSIGKAGRTRWLGRRPHNRGVVMNPIDHPHGGGEGRTSGGRHPVTPWGKPTKGKKTRSNKSTNKFILISRHKRKKK from the coding sequence ATGGCATTGAAAACATTCAACCCCACGACGCCCGGCCAGCGCCAATTGGTGATGGTCGACCGCTCGGCGCTCTACAAGGGCAAGCCCCTGAAGAAGCTCACCGAGGGCAAGCACTCGAACGGCGGGCGTGGCAACACTGGCCGCATCACCGTGCGTTTCCGCGGCGGCGGCCACAAGCAGACCTATCGTCTGATCGACTTCAAGCGCACCAAGGTCGACGTTCCGGCGACCGTGGAGCGGCTTGAGTACGATCCGAACCGCACTGCGTTCATCGCGCTCATCAAGTACGCCGACGGCGAACTGTCCTACATCCTGGCGCCGCAGCGTCTCGCGGTGGGCGACACCGTGGTGGCCGGCTCCTATGTCGACGTGAAGCCCGGCAATGCGATGCCGATGGGCAACATGCCGGTCGGCACCATCGTCCACAACGTCGAGATGAAGATCGGCAAGGGCGGTCAGATGGCGCGCTCCGCCGGCACCTACGCCCAGATCGTCGGTCGCGACCACGACTACGTCATCCTGCGTCTCAACTCGGGTGAGCAGCGCATGGTGCATGGCCGCTGCATGGCGACCATCGGCGCGGTGTCGAACCACGACCACATGAACACCTCGATCGGCAAGGCCGGTCGCACCCGTTGGCTCGGCCGTCGCCCGCATAACCGCGGCGTCGTGATGAACCCGATCGACCATCCGCACGGCGGCGGTGAAGGCCGCACCTCGGGCGGCCGTCATCCGGTCACTCCGTGGGGCAAGCCGACCAAGGGCAAGAA
- the rplD gene encoding 50S ribosomal protein L4: MELNVTTLEGKAAGSVNLSDTIFGLEPRTDIIQRVVNWQLAKRQAGTHKTKGRAEIARTGKKMYKQKGTGGARHGSARVPQFRGGGRAFGPVVRSHAYDLPKKVRALGLRHALSAKAKDGSLVVLDNAELKDAKTKALIGHFSGLGLTSALIVDGAEVNNGFAQAARNIPHIDVLPIQGINVYDILRRQKLVLTKAAVDALEARFK, translated from the coding sequence ATGGAACTGAACGTCACAACTCTTGAAGGCAAAGCCGCAGGTTCGGTGAATCTGTCGGACACGATCTTTGGTCTCGAGCCGCGCACGGACATCATCCAGCGCGTCGTCAACTGGCAGCTCGCAAAGCGCCAGGCTGGCACCCACAAGACCAAGGGTCGCGCCGAAATCGCCCGCACCGGCAAGAAGATGTACAAGCAGAAGGGCACCGGCGGTGCTCGTCACGGCTCGGCCCGCGTGCCGCAGTTCCGTGGCGGTGGCCGCGCGTTCGGTCCCGTCGTACGCAGCCATGCGTATGATCTGCCGAAGAAGGTTCGCGCGCTTGGCCTGCGCCATGCGCTGTCGGCGAAGGCGAAGGATGGCAGCCTTGTCGTTCTCGACAATGCCGAACTGAAGGACGCCAAGACCAAGGCGCTGATCGGTCACTTCTCGGGCCTCGGCCTCACCAGCGCGCTGATTGTCGATGGTGCCGAAGTGAACAACGGTTTCGCTCAGGCCGCCCGCAACATTCCGCACATCGACGTACTGCCGATCCAGGGCATCAACGTCTATGACATCCTGCGCCGTCAGAAGCTCGTGCTGACGAAGGCTGCAGTGGACGCGTTGGAGGCGCGCTTCAAATGA
- the rpsJ gene encoding 30S ribosomal protein S10: MNGQNIRIRLKAFDHRVLDTSTREIVNTAKRTGAQVRGPIPLPTRIEKFTVNRSPHVDKKSREQFEMRTHKRLLDIVDPTPQTVDALMKLDLAAGVDVEIKL, translated from the coding sequence ATGAACGGCCAGAATATTCGCATTCGTCTCAAGGCGTTCGACCATCGGGTTCTCGATACGTCGACCCGCGAGATCGTGAACACGGCAAAACGCACCGGTGCGCAGGTTCGCGGGCCCATCCCGCTGCCGACCCGCATCGAGAAGTTCACCGTGAACCGTTCGCCTCACGTCGATAAGAAAAGCCGCGAGCAGTTCGAGATGCGCACCCACAAGCGCCTTCTCGATATCGTCGATCCGACACCGCAGACCGTCGATGCTTTGATGAAGCTCGACCTCGCCGCTGGTGTCGATGTCGAGATCAAGCTCTAA